One segment of Desmodus rotundus isolate HL8 chromosome 6, HLdesRot8A.1, whole genome shotgun sequence DNA contains the following:
- the ARHGEF5 gene encoding rho guanine nucleotide exchange factor 5 — protein sequence MEAEEPQHGASAPIPATVEFTITPEALMRSSQTPAMGPEAQEDQEPSCKWAEGHPLVETQQGDVRDVIDCGTQSVISSPKDGSADVGTSQEHLAAEVWATPECQGAVPQSPADRQPRTPAPLECWACPGQGEHLPMVPVPSELSSTLEEESRPELSALLLGTGHAEADETSPRAPAQAAHPLSREELPAETGPLRGSEGGTVRQGEELQGAEGTEEQGQEQVGCQEGEPLREAVGLPGEQEQVGEQVNGMEEGQRQNQEQMQGDVMPLKQGEREGLNVELGGLNCDEWYGGTQGHEDLEVGAQRKREFRGPEEGRVDAQDQENQSLVGRSVNVPGRQEHQSLPGELMLEEKEEEEVVEDEEAEDWDGAALWGEEAERSTEEGEEPDGPPTLAVAALKLSSPRGNLFPDARHATPGVPGTQTELPAEQLPPTALTPTLEPMGCPCQPVSSPSSFSTAGSPDQETAQDSQLEGAELGMWAASSRGAEEASASTSETPLRTPDSAPVTPAAVSPSSTASSSASPPIAIPRKKTSHTSCSPETSRASFSISSPSPSGASETLPAALPGSPSAEAAVDPCDSSNCAGPQSPLASFPGAIPHLRSNSFPGSQRTQLTPDLAGISLSFSPSELPQRPPKPAVYGSAISRRDRKSSWHCGSIPESPSSLSALGQDSREFTSSPDSPGSPHSHQPWGSPRTAAFAPGSPAYGSSPPLVFVDMRLHEPPPPALPEKRHVRSSMVETDGHHSGVVPTLRQCSCPPPLAPSPGPRAPRKGPLPEVPDPLVARQYRPLPSTPDQPPHTQPSFSTRPRYNKPLPPTPDLFQPRHSLPSDNSPRVYRPPRPDPVAEPLTEPPPLPPKSRGRTKSVQEALMNSGGQAKPRPVGQEWTVSSPHSAGRTSWPPAMGRSTDSLAPTSRSKREVSPGMAFSNVTGLLSPSSPTTPWTLGLQGHTSEPGLSGEAEAPTRGSLRRIAPREGANGLKRSDRGQVRQPEKPSHPHLEKASSWPHRGDPGRLPQGSSGQTAASVEASNKPKGWHRQGLRRPSILPEGTPDTRGPAMERAFGSSDTIVFREKKPKEVMGGFSRRCSKLINSSQLLYQEYSDVVLNKEIQSQQRLDSLAEASGLASPRQPRKALVSSESYLQRLSMASRSSLWQEIPVVRNSTVLLSMTHEDQKLQEAKFELIVSEASYLRSLNIAVDHFQLSAQLRATLTNQEHQWLFSRLQDVRDVSSTFLSDLEENFENNIFTFHVCDVVLNHASHFRRVYLPYVTNQTYQERTFQNLLNTNSSFREVLEKLEGDPICQRLSLKSFLILPFQRITRLKLLLQNILKRTQPGSSEEAEATKAHHALEELIRDCNSNVQRMRHTEELIYLSQKIEFECKIFPLISQSRWLVKSGELTALEFSISPGLRRKLNTRPVHLHLFNDCLLLSRPREGSRFLVFDHAPFSAIRGEKCEMKLHGPHKNLFRLFLLHNTQGTLSEFLFSTETQSEKLRWISALAMPGEELDLLECCDSPQVQCLRAYKPRENDELALEKADVVMVTQQSNDGWLEGMRLSDGERGWFPVQQVEFISNPEVRARNLKEAHRVKTAKLQLVEQQP from the exons ATGGAGGCTGAGGAGCCCCAACACGGAGCATCAGCTCCCATCCCAGCCACAGTGGAATTCACCATTACCCCTGAAGCTCTCATGAGAAGCAGCCAGACCCCCGCCATGGGGCCCGAAGCTCAGGAAGACCAGGAGCCATCCTGTAAGTGGGCAGAGGGGCACCCGCTTGTGGAGACCCAGCAGGGAGATGTAAGAGATGTGATTGACTGTGGAACGCAGAGTGTGATCTCCTCTCCCAAGGATGGCTCTGCGGATGTGGGGACCAGTCAGGAACACCTTGCGGCTGAGGTCTGGGCCACTCCAGAATGCCAGGGGGCCGTGCCCCAGAGTCCGGCAGACAGACAGCCAAGGACTCCAGCTCCCCTGGAGTGCTgggcctgccctggccagggggagCATCTGCCCATGGTCCCGGTACCCAGCGAACTGAGCAGCACATTGGAGGAGGAGTCGAGACCGGAGCTCTCTGCTTTGTTGCTGGGGACTGGACACGCAGAGGCGGATGAGACTTCCCCACGTGCCCCAGCTCAGGCCGCGCATCCGCTTTCCCGTGAAGAGCTCCCTGCAGAGACTGGCCCACTGCGTGGCTCTGAGGGTGGGACCGTCAGGCAGGGGGAAGAGCTGCAGGGGGCtgaggggacagaggagcaggGACAAGAGCAAGTGGGGTGTCAGGAGGGGGAACCTCTGCGGGAAGCTGTTGGGCTTCCTGGGGAGCAGGAACAGGTGGGAGAGCAGGTGAATGGTATGGAGGAAGGACAGAGGCAAAACCAGGAGCAGATGCAAGGTGATGTGATGCCTTTGAaacaaggagaaagggaggggctTAATGTGGAATTAGGGGGTCTGAATTGTGATGAGTGGTATGGGGGGACTCAAGGCCATGAAGATCTAGAGGTGGGCGCTCAGAGGAAGAGGGAGTTCAGGGGCCCAGAAGAGGGTAGGGTAGATGCTCAGGACCAGGAGAATCAAAGCTTAGTGGGGAGATCAGTGAATGTACCTGGAAGGCAAGAGCATCAGAGTTTGCCAGGGGAACTGATgctggaggaaaaggaggaggaggaagtggtggaGGACGAGGAGGCGGAAGATTGGGATGGCGCTGCGctgtggggagaggaggcagagaggagcacGGAAGAGGGAGAAGAGCCTGACGGCCCCCCAACCCTGGCTGTGGCAGCCCTCAAGCTCTCTTCTCCCCGTGGTAACTTGTTTCCAGACGCCCGCCATGCCACACCCGGGGTTCCTGGGACTCAGACAGAGCTTCCCGCTGAGCAACTGCCTCCCACAGCTCTGACTCCTACACTGGAGCCAATGGGATGTCCCTGCCAGCCCGTTTCTTCACCTAGCTCCTTTTCCACTGCGGGGTCACCTGACCAAGAAACAGCTCAGGACAGCCAGCTAGAGGGAGCCGAGCTGGGCATGTGGGCAGCATCCAGCAGGGGGGCTGAGGAGGCCTCTGCCAGCACATCTGAGACTCCTCTTAGGACACCAGACTCAGCGCCTGTCACTCCTGCGGCAGTCTCCCCCAGTTCCACCGCCTCCTCATCTGCCAGCCCCCCAATTGCCATCCCCAGAAAAAAGACCTCTCATACTTCATGTTCTCCAGAAACCTCCAGAGCCTCCTTCTCAATCAGCAGCCCATCTCCCAGTGGTGCTTCTGAGActctcccagctgccctccccGGCTCCCCCTCCGCAGAGGCCGCTGTGGACCCATGTGACAGCTCCAACTGCGCTGGTCCCCAGAGCCCCCTGGCCAGCTTCCCAGGGGCCATCCCCCACCTGAGGAGCAACTCCTTCCCAGGCTCTCAGAGGACACAGCTGACTCCGGACCTGGCAGGAATATCCCTTTCCTTCTCGCCTTCAGAGCTGCCCCAGAGGCCCCCCAAGCCTGCCGTCTATGGCTCTGCGATCTCCAGAAGGGACAGGAAAAGCAGTTGGCACTGCGGCAGTATTCCAGAATCCCCCAGTTCCTTGTCTGCTCTGGGGCAGGACTCTCGAGAATTCACCTCCAGTCCTGATAGTCCCGGCAGTCCCCACAGCCACCAGCCATGGGGCTCCCCCCGTACTGCAGCTTTTGCCCCAGGGTCCCCTGCCTATGGCTCTTCGCCCCCCCTTGTCTTTGTAGATATGAGGCTCCACGAGCCTCCACCCCCCGCTCTCCCAGAGAAGCGGCATGTCCGCTCCTCCATGGTGGAGACAGATGGCCACCACAGCGGGGTTGTCCCCACACTGAGGCAGTGCAGCTGTCCTCCTCCATTGGCCCCAAGTCCGGGGCCGCGTGCCCCCCGCAAAGGCCCACTTCCTGAAGTTCCTGACCCCCTTGTGGCAAGGCAGTACCGGCCACTGCCCTCTACCCCAGACCAGCCCCCCCACACTCAGCCCTCTTTCTCCACAAGGCCAAGATACAACAAGCCGCTACCCCCAACCCCTGACTTGTTCCAGCCCCGCCATTCTCTCCCTTCGGATAACAGCCCAAGGGTCTACCGGCCCCCCCGCCCTGACCCTGTCGCCGAGCCTCTCACTGAACCACCTCCGCTGCCCCCGAAGTCCCGGGGGAGGACCAAGAGTGTGCAGGAGGCACTCATGAATTCAGGGGGACAAGCCAAGCCGAGGCCTGTTGGTCAAGAGTGGACAGTCTCCAGCCCCCACTCTGCCGGACGGACCTCCTGGCCGCCAGCCATGGGCCGATCGACAGACTCGTTGGCTCCCACCAGCAGGAGTAAGAGGGAAGTGTCCCCTGGCATGGCTTTCAGCAATGTGACCGGCCTTCTGAGTCCCTCTTCCCCAACCACCCCCTGGACCCTGGGGCTCCAGGGACACACCTCCGAACCAGGGCTCTCAGGAGAGGCAGAGGCTCCCACCAGAGGCTCTTTGAGAAGAATAGCCCCTCGGGAAGGAGCCAACGGCCTAAAGAGGTCGGATCGAGGTCAAGTGAGGCAGCCTGAaaaacccagccatccccacctggaGAAGGCATCCAGCTGGCCCCACAGGGGGGACCCAGGGAGACTGCCACAGGGAAGCAGTGGACAGACTGCGGCCTCTGTTGAGGCCTCAAATAAGCCCAAGGGCTGGCATCGGCAGGGCCTGCGCAGGCCATCCATCTTACCCGAGGGCACTCCAG ATACAAGAGGTCCAGCCATGGAAAGGGCCTTTGGCTCTTCAGACACCATCGTTTTTCG GGAGAAGAAGCCAAAGGAGGTGATGGGAGGCTTTTCGAGACGGTGCTCGAAGCTCATCAACTCCT CCCAGCTGTTGTACCAGGAGTACAGCGATGTGGTTCTGAACAAGGAGATTCAGAGCCAGCAGCGGCTGGACAGCCTGGCGGAGGCCTCTGGGCTCGCCTCCCCCCGGCAGCCCCGGAAGGCCCTGGTGTCCTCAGAGTCTTACCTGCAGCGCCTgtccatggcctccaggagctcCCTCTGGCAGGAGATCCCTGTGGTGCGCAACAGCACCGTGCTGCTCTCCATGACCCACGAGGACCAAAAGCTGCAAGAG GCCAAATTTGAGCTGATCGTGTCAGAGGCCTCGTACCTGCGCAGCCTGAACATAGCTGTGGACCATTTCCAGCTCTCAGCGCAGCTCCGGGCCACCCTCACCAACCAGGAACACCAGTGGCTCTTCTCTCGATTACAGGACGTGCGTGACGTCAGCTCCAC GTTCCTTTCAGACCTGGAGGAGAACTTCGAGAACAACATCTTCACCTTCCACGTGTGTGATGTGGTCCTGAACCATGCCTCCCACTTCCGCCGGGTCTACCTGCCTTATGTCACCAACCAGACCTACCAGGAACGCACCTTCCAAAATCTGCT GAACACTAACAGCAGTTTCCGCGAGGTCCTGGAGAAGCTGGAGGGTGACCCCATCTGCCAGCGCCTGTCCCTCAAGTCCTTTCTGATTCTGCCTTTCCAGCGCATCACCCGCCTCAAACTGCTGCTCCAG AACATTCTGAAGAGGACACAGCCCGGCTCCTCAGAGGAAGCAGAGGCCACGAAGGCGCACCACGCCCTGGAGGAG CTGATCCGAGACTGCAATAGCAACGTCCAGAGGATGCGCCACACGGAGGAGCTCATCTACCTGAGCCAGAAGATTGAGTTCGAGTGCAAG atATTCCCGCTCATTTCGCAGTCTCGCTGGCTGGTGAAGAGCGGCGAGCTGACAGCGCTGGAGTTCAGCATCTCCCCAGGGCTGCGAAGGAAACTGAACACGCGGCCAGTCCACCTGCATCTCTTCAATGACTGTCTGCTGCTGTCTCGGCCCCGAGA GGGCAGCCGGTTCCTGGTGTTTGACCACGCTCCCTTCTCCGCCATCCGGGGGGAGAAGTGTGAAATGAAGCTGCACGGGCCTCACAAGAACCTCTTCCGACTCTTCCTGCTGCACAACACCCAGGGCACCCTGTCGGAGTTCCTCTTCAGCACCGAGACTCA AAGTGAAAAGCTTCGATGGATCTCGGCCTTGGCCATGCCTGGAGAGGAGCTGGACCTTCTGGAGTGCTGTG ACTCCCCGCAAGTGCAGTGCCTCCGAGCCTACAAGCCCCGGGAGAACGACGAGCTGGCTCTGGAGAAGGCGGACGTGGTTATGGTGACCCAGCAGAGCAACGACG GCTGGCTGGAGGGCATGAGACTCTCCGATGGGGAGCGAGGCTGGTTTCCGGTGCAGCAGGTGGAGTTCATTTCCAACCCAGAGGTCCGTGCGCGGAACCTGAAGGAAGCCCACCGAGTCAAGACGGCCAAACTACAGCTGGTGGAACAGCAGCCCTAG